One Cucurbita pepo subsp. pepo cultivar mu-cu-16 chromosome LG11, ASM280686v2, whole genome shotgun sequence DNA window includes the following coding sequences:
- the LOC111806152 gene encoding AP2-like ethylene-responsive transcription factor ANT: MKSMNENENNNNNNNNNNNNSSSSWLGFSLSPHMKMEVTASDHPYNHHHSHSATNAFYLSPHYNNNSEIFYGIAENASLHHSAAASLSVMPLKSDGSLCIMEALSRSQTEGMVPSSSPKLEDFLGGATMGGRGYFNQNAESEPDREHSLDLLHRPIRENQQQQILMQNTHQYYSGLVPSSIGIGGCDPQILPADDDEIPCLRNWVSRSHYAGAHNNLDQQITGGGGGALVHDGGSGGNSVSIGGMSCGELQSLSLSMSPGSQSSSFTASGQISLTGGDGAVVETKKRGPGKLCQKQPVHRKSIDTFGQRTSQYRGVTRHRWTGRYEAHLWDNSCKKEGQTRKGRQVYLGGYDMEEKAARAYDLAALKYWGPSTHINFPLENYQTELEEMKNMSRQEYVAHLRRKSSGFSRGASVFRGVTRHHQHGRWQARIGRVAGNKDLYLGTFSTQEEAAEAYDIAAIKFRGVNAVTNFDISRYDVERIMASNTLLAGELARRNKEVVVDPRTDAAAAAAAAAAYDSSVASNNNGGIEMNPDGNGTDWKMALYQNPSHQQHQQGAATCVAESLDHHHNKSMAASGDYPNASFSMALQNLIGIEALNTTNSHGIEDDLNKQVTHFSNSSSLVTSLSSSREGSPDKTNASMASKLIGATSGVGSWYPTPQQLRPTAISMAHLPVFAAWNDT, encoded by the exons ATGAAGTCGATGAACGAGAATGagaataacaataataataataataataataacaacaacagcagcagcagttgGTTGGgattctctctttctccccACATGAAAATGGAGGTTACTGCCTCTGATCATCCCTACAATCATCACCATTCTCACTCTGCTACCAATGCCTTCTACTTGTCTCCTCATTACAACAATAACTCTGAAATCTTTTATGGGATTGCTGAAAATGCTTCTCTTCATCACTCTGCTGCTGCTTCACTCTCTGTAATGCCGCTCAAATCCGATGGCTCACTCTGTATTATGGAAGCCCTTTCAAGATCACAAACCGAag gGATGGTTCCGAGTTCTTCGCCGAAGCTAGAGGATTTTCTGGGTGGTGCAACAATGGGGGGTCGAGGCTATTTCAATCAAAATGCTGAATCCGAACCCGACAGGGAACATTCCTTGGACCTTCTTCATAGACCCATTAGAGAAAATCAACAGCAGCAGATTTTGATGCAAAATACCCATCAATACTACTCAGGGCTGGTTCCGTCTTCCATTGGAATTGGAGGTTGCGATCCTCAAATTCTACCCGCTGACGACGACGAAATCCCTTGCCTTAGAAACTGGGTCTCTCGTTCTCACTATGCCGGCGCCCATAATAATCTGGACCAACAAATTACTGGAGGCGGCGGAGGCGCTCTCGTACATGACGGCGGCAGTGGCGGTAACTCTGTCTCCATTGGTGGAATGAGTTGTGGGGAGTTGCAGTCGTTGAGCTTGTCGATGAGCCCAGGTTCTCAATCGAGCTCATTCACGGCTTCTGGCCAGATCTCCCTTACTGGAGGCGACGGCGCCGTCGTAGAAACTAAAAAACGAGGCCCTGGAAAACTCTGCCAGAAGCAGCCCGTTCACCGCAAGTCCATCGATACTTTTGGCCAAAGAACCTCCCAATATCGTGGCGTCACCAG ACACAGGTGGACTGGGAGATATGAAGCTCATCTCTGGGATAATAGTTGCAAGAAAGAAGGgcaaacaagaaaaggaagacAAG TTTATCTTG ggGGATAtgatatggaagaaaaagctGCAAGAGCTTACGATCTTGCTGCCCTCAAGTACTGGGGACCCTCCACGCATATTAACTTTCCT TTGGAGAATTATCAGACTGAACtggaagaaatgaagaatatGAGCCGCCAGGAATATGTTGCCCACTTgagaag GAAAAGCAGTGGCTTTTCGAGGGGCGCTTCAGTTTTCCGTGGAGTCACAAG GCATCACCAACATGGAAGATGGCAGGCGAGGATTGGGAGAGTTGCTGGAAACAAAGATCTTTACCTTGGGACATTTA GCACGCAAGAGGAAGCGGCTGAGGCTTACGACATTGCAGCAATCAAATTCCGCGGTGTAAATGCGGTCACCAACTTTGACATTTCAAGATATGACGTCGAGAGAATCATGGCCAGCAATACCCTACTGGCTGGCGAGCTTGCCAGAAGGAACAAGGAGGTGGTCGTCGACCCAAGAActgatgctgctgctgctgctgctgctgctgccgcCTACGATTCCTCTGTTGCATCTAACAATAATGGCGGGATTGAAATGAATCCAGACGGCAATGGTACGGATTGGAAGATGGCATTGTATCAGAATCCTTCTCATCAACAACACCAACAGGGAGCTGCTACTTGTGTTGCTGAATCACtagatcatcatcataataagTCGATGGCCGCGTCGGGAGACTATccaaatgcttcgttttcgaTGGCATTGCAAAACTTGATCGGTATCGAAGCGTTGAACACTACTAACAGTCATGGAATTGAAGATGATTTGAACAAACAAGTAACGCATTTTTCAAATTCGTCGTCGCTGGTGACGAGTTTGAGTAGCTCGAGAGAAGGTAGCCCTGACAAGACGAATGCGTCAATGGCGTCGAAGCTAATTGGTGCAACAAGCGGGGTGGGGTCTTGGTACCCAACCCCACAGCAGCTGAGGCCAACAGCCATTTCCATGGCACATTTGCCTGTGTTTGCAGCTTGGAATGACacttga
- the LOC111804800 gene encoding uncharacterized protein LOC111804800: MLPLSQAPAGVLPARKFSLTTLPSLKFSNPNPFRRSKFIPRRNPAKPLNITLSKAEGTVDSTKQAVSNSPSPPPFPTDQTVFVGDESVPLEGVIQFDKPNTSSRLSKWGRVALLAGGDVLALLLFSSIGRFTHGFPVFDFETVRTADPFIAGWFLSAYFLGGYGEDGRGMNGYSKAVIAASKSWALGIPLGLLVRVATSGHLPPYNFIGVTMGSTAVLLIGWRAILYKVFPVDNSKKSDVYRRGNPFELFELLTSLVRRW; this comes from the exons ATGTTGCCACTGAGCCAAGCTCCGGCCGGCGTCTTACCGGCCAGAAAGTTCTCCCTAACCACGCTTCCCTCTCTCAAATTCTCTAACCCTAATCCTTTCCGGCGCTCTAAGTTTATTCCTAGAAGAAATCCTGCGAAACCTCTTAATATCACACTTTCCAAAGCCGAAGGAACCGTCGATTCGACGAAACAGGCTGTTTCCAACTCTCCAAGTCCGCCTCCTTTTCCTACTGACCAAACGGTTTTCGTCGGCGATGAGAGTGTTCCGTTGGAAGGAGTTATTCAGTTCGATAAGCCCAATACGTCGTCTCGTTTGAGCAAATGGGG CCGCGTGGCTCTGCTGGCTGGTGGAGATGTATTGGCCTTGCTTTTGTTCTCTTCAATTGGAAGATTCACCCATGGTTTCCCTGTTTTTGATTTCGAGACAGTACGCACGGCTGACCCTTTTATTGCTG GTTGGTTTCTGAGTGCTTACTTTCTCGGTGGTTATGGAGAGGATGGTCGTGGGATGAATGGTTATTCCAAGGCTGTTATTGCCGCTTCCAAATCATGGGCTTTGGGAATTCCA CTAGGTCTACTAGTTCGGGTAGCAACATCTGGCCATCTTCCGCCATATAACTTCATAGGAGTGACGATGGGAAGCACGGCTGTTTTGCTCATTGGATGGAGAGCAATACTGTATAAAGTTTTTCCTGTCGACAACAGCAAGAAGAGTGATGTCTATCGGCGTGGCAACCCATTTGAACTATTTGAG TTGTTGACATCATTGGTGAGAAGGTGGTGA
- the LOC111806015 gene encoding growth-regulating factor 1-like: protein MDFGVVGLDGVVVVGSSHDTSGFSSLASSDPETKQKWYESGVGFLQKQERSGSGAAAEDEDLRSSKLPKTYDDLSSSSSSTKGLLFPHRQVASLLRSNSPFFLSDSNQHPHQMLCFSSPKTDPFPPDKTSSLSRVSPNFYHSSAPRNAGCNYGGLNGGSMNGSGFIGVRAPFTPSQWMELEHQALIYKYITANVPVPSNLLIPIRKALESAGFSAYSAGFLRPGAVGWGSFNMGFSNNSDPEPGRCRRTDGKKWRCSRDAVADQKYCERHMNRGRHRSRKPVESQAGHSHSVARASNITTAANATKLISSAASAAAVPSNASSNTLSFADQHFKNLQCAESHPPPSTTAQINRMLITNKENGSIALHDTPTTSGFSVLSPSIEMKQQPKHLPFAVQKQQNPFEESTRSEFGLVSSNFLLNQSQKASSLMNYRGYNPSEGISSTQEAAETQHSLRQFFNNWPKNQSDSSSVSWSNSNLDLQSDRTQLSISIPMATSDFRSSTSSPANEKVTLSPLKSLQEMDPLQMGLGVGNVMDEPNNRQANWIPISWESSMGGPLGEVLHSTNNIGGELKSSSILNLMTEGWDNNSPSLGSSPTGVLQKTAFGSFSNSSTGSSPRTENNKTHEGGGGGGGGSSQCSDRFVNSSSSLPSV, encoded by the exons ATGGATTTTGGAGTTGTGGGTTTAGATggggtggtggtggtgggttCATCACACGACACATCGGGGTTCTCCTCTCTTGCTTCTTCAGATCCTGAAACGAAGCAGAAATGGTACGAATCTGGTGTTGGATTTCTACAGAAGCAGGAGCGATCTGGCAGTGGTGCTGCAGCGGAAGATGAAGACTTGAGAAGCTCAAAACTGCCCAAAACTTATGATGACTtgtcctcttcttcttcttccactaaAGGATTGCTTTTTCCCCACCGACAGGTGGCGTCTTTGCTCAGATCTAATTCCCCGTTCTTTCTCTCCGATTCCAACCAACACCCTCACCAAATGCTCTGTTTTTCATCTCCCAAAACAGACCCTTTTCCTCCCGACAAGACCTCTTCTCTCTCCCGTGTTTCCCCCAATTTCTACCATTCCTCCGCCCCAAGAAATGCAG GCTGCAATTATGGGGGTTTGAACGGCGGAAGCATGAACGGCAGTGGTTTTATAGGTGTTAGAGCTCCGTTCACTCCATCCCAATGGATGGAGCTCGAACACCAGGCTTTGATCTACAAATACATTACTGCTAATGTCCCTGTTCCTTCTAATTTGCTTATTCCCATCAGAAAGGCCCTCGAATCTGCTGGCTTCTCAGCCTATTCCGCTGGATTTCTCCGACCCGGCGCCG tgGGATGGGGATCTTTCAATATGGGTTTTTCGAATAATAGTGATCCTGAACCGGGAAGGTGTCGTCGAACCGACGGAAAGAAATGGCGGTGCTCTAGAGACGCTGTTGCCGATCAGAAGTACTGTGAACGGCATATGAACAGAGGCCGCCATCGTTCAAGAAAGCCTGTGGAAAGCCAAGCTGGCCACTCCCACTCTGTTGCCAGAGCTTCCAATATTACCACCGCCGCCAACGCCACTAAGCTGATTTCTTCTGCAGCTTCTGCTGCGGCGGTTCCCAGCAACGCTTCCTCCAACACCCTCTCCTTTGCTGACCAACACTTCAAGAATCTCCAATGCGCTGAATCTCACCCTCCTCCCTCCACCACTGCTCAAATCAACAG AATGTTAATAACAAACAAAGAGAACGGTAGCATTGCGTTGCATGACACACCTACCACATCTGGTTTTTCTGTGCTGTCTCCTTCGATTGAAATGAAACAACAACCCAAGCATCTTCCGTTTGCAGTTCAGAAACAGCAGAACCCTTTTGAAGAATCTACGAGATCCGAGTTTGGGCTTGTTTCTTCCAATTTCCTCCTGAATCAGTCGCAAAAGGCCTCTTCTTTGATGAACTACAGAGGTTACAATCCGTCAGAGGGCATCAGTAGTACTCAAGAGGCAGCCGAAACCCAACATTCTCTTCGTCAATTCTTCAACAATTGGCCCAAGAACCAATCTGACAGCTCTTCAGTTTCTTGGTCTAACTCGAATCTGGATTTGCAATCCGACAGGACTCAGTTATCTATATCCATCCCAATGGCTACATCGGATTTCAGATCCTCAACTTCATCCCCAGCAAACGAGAAAGTCACCCTTTCACCCTTGAAGTCGTTGCAGGAGATGGACCCTCTTCAAATGGGATTGGGAGTGGGGAATGTAATGGATGAACCGAACAACAGGCAGGCAAATTGGATCCCCATCTCGTGGGAGAGCTCCATGGGCGGTCCCCTCGGAGAGGTTCTTCATAGCACAAACAACATCGGCGGGGAATTGAAGAGCTCGTCGATACTCAACCTGATGACAGAAGGGTGGGACAACAACAGTCCATCGCTAGGGTCGTCCCCCACCGGGGTTCTCCAGAAGACGGCATTTGGTTCATTCTCAAACAGCAGCACAGGGAGCAGCCCAAGAACAGAGAACAACAAGACTcatgaaggaggaggaggaggaggaggaggcagCAGCCAGTGCAGCGATCGTTTTGtgaattcttcttcttctttgcctAGTGTTTGA
- the LOC111805379 gene encoding bZIP transcription factor 2-like isoform X2, producing the protein MCLSHFFHKYPTLPLPSSPLFSLSQFSFVYMSILNMEEEVGFQGEVPENHEEFTATEIQELLSLFLVNDGPPSSGSDSQGSMPTSAACSTNDDERKLRRMISNRESARRSRCRKKRHLEDLTNEVNRLMIQNRELKDQLGRILSRRHMVLRENDWLWMESVGLRARLSDLCRIFAVMQ; encoded by the coding sequence ATGTGTCTCTCCCATTTCTTCCATAAATACCCAACACTTCCTCTTCCTTCATCCCCtttgttctctctctcacaGTTTAGTTTCGTTTACATGTCAATCCTGAATATGGAGGAAGAAGTTGGGTTTCAAGGCGAGGTACCTGAGAATCATGAGGAGTTCACTGCCACTGAAATCCAAGAGCTTTTGTCACTCTTTCTAGTCAACGACGGGCCTCCAAGTTCCGGTTCCGATTCACAGGGTTCGATGCCGACCTCGGCAGCTTGTTCAACCAATGACGACGAGAGGAAGCTGCGTCGGATGATATCAAATCGGGAGTCAGCCCGGCGGTCACGGTGTAGGAAAAAGAGGCATTTGGAAGATCTGACTAATGAGGTGAACCGGTTGATGATCCAGAACCGGGAATTGAAGGATCAGCTCGGCCGGATTCTCAGCCGCCGCCATATGGTTCTGAGAGAAAATGATTGGTTGTGGATGGAGTCCGTGGGTCTTCGGGCCAGACTTTCGGATCTTTGCCGGATCTTTGCCGTCATGCAATAA
- the LOC111805379 gene encoding bZIP transcription factor 2-like isoform X1: protein MLASITGLAHSSKVHALLGPMCLSHFFHKYPTLPLPSSPLFSLSQFSFVYMSILNMEEEVGFQGEVPENHEEFTATEIQELLSLFLVNDGPPSSGSDSQGSMPTSAACSTNDDERKLRRMISNRESARRSRCRKKRHLEDLTNEVNRLMIQNRELKDQLGRILSRRHMVLRENDWLWMESVGLRARLSDLCRIFAVMQ from the exons ATGTTAGCCTCCATTACCG GTTTAGCTCACTCCTCCAAGGTTCATGCCTTATTGGGTCCCATGTGTCTCTCCCATTTCTTCCATAAATACCCAACACTTCCTCTTCCTTCATCCCCtttgttctctctctcacaGTTTAGTTTCGTTTACATGTCAATCCTGAATATGGAGGAAGAAGTTGGGTTTCAAGGCGAGGTACCTGAGAATCATGAGGAGTTCACTGCCACTGAAATCCAAGAGCTTTTGTCACTCTTTCTAGTCAACGACGGGCCTCCAAGTTCCGGTTCCGATTCACAGGGTTCGATGCCGACCTCGGCAGCTTGTTCAACCAATGACGACGAGAGGAAGCTGCGTCGGATGATATCAAATCGGGAGTCAGCCCGGCGGTCACGGTGTAGGAAAAAGAGGCATTTGGAAGATCTGACTAATGAGGTGAACCGGTTGATGATCCAGAACCGGGAATTGAAGGATCAGCTCGGCCGGATTCTCAGCCGCCGCCATATGGTTCTGAGAGAAAATGATTGGTTGTGGATGGAGTCCGTGGGTCTTCGGGCCAGACTTTCGGATCTTTGCCGGATCTTTGCCGTCATGCAATAA
- the LOC111805379 gene encoding uncharacterized protein LOC111805379 isoform X3: MSNLCLTKLFIDSKYEQRFSEYLTHFSVASKIGNTCAIKSCICIEIRVKSKQIWQYYIGVTKVTCKGVPDDDISSSWRHGRLVKVKSSIYRGEVQNLHVSLHYRQNTPCWSPHWRDQVNRKQIFMIPGIIIGETKLSKENNV; this comes from the exons ATGAGCAATCTATGCTTAACAAAGCTattcatagattccaagtatGAACAGCGCTTTAGTGAGTATCTTACCCACTTTTCTGTCGCATCTAAGATTGGAAATACTTGTGCAATAAAAAGTTGTATTTGCATTGAGATACGCGTTAAAAGTAAGCAGATTTGGCAGTATTACATTGGGGTTACAAAAGTAACTTGCAAAGGGGTACCTGATGACGACATCTCAAGTTCCTGGCGGCATGGGCGTCTAGTTAAG GTAAAAAGTTCAATTTATAGGGGAGAGGTGCAGAACTTGCATGTTAGCCTCCATTACCG GCAAAATACACCTTGTTGGTCTCCACACTGGCGGGATCAAGTAAATAG GAAACAAATCTTCATGATACCTGGTATCATCATAGGGGAAACAAAACTGTCTAAAGAAAACAAC GTTTAG
- the LOC111805378 gene encoding uncharacterized protein KIAA0930 homolog isoform X1 has product MLGDGEETPCRYELLNMVKKHSNLIGQTEVDEQDASDVEMDPRFWHDVMDLYFIRGKESRGRQDDDLVFFIRKVKSQGYGNDDDNGGTSPYFVRRWASKVHNLVGDASVDVDWRRSFYLNLIAHSSFTVTVAICSHLVLRNHQAGHTTSLSPIYKVVKTVYASPSRVNFHLDSKKEVETTPAYPDICFAVDDFDSTFDAVVLTETDHCYCVLLNAHGGAAFPGKENAENCNSSNLMASCTDSDPQSMKDSKITLFSGFVSYQMVRDAYDAGKSRFGSLLSLGHASGKTDKIYMKGPGGRGEVEVAVSGVADQSLQDSGPFSPVVSKRGFGIGTIVRKAASVATVAAKQAYAAASSTSSDDEMIPLKCCLMSISLPWEYIAHDLLFKGSPPVNL; this is encoded by the exons ATGCTCGGAGATGGAGAAGAAACTCCTTGCAG ATATGAATTGCTGAACATGGTTAAGAAGCACTCCAACTTAATAGGACAAACTGAGGTTGATGAGCAAGATGCTTCGGATGTAGAAATGGATCCTCGTTTTTGGCACGATGTAATGGATTTGTATTTTATTCGTGGTAAGGAATCAAGGGGGCGACAAGACGACGATCTcgtattttttattagaaaagtG AAATCTCAAGGATATGGGAACGATGATGATAATGGAGGCACCTCACCTTATTTTGTTCGCAGGTGGGCATCTAAGGTACACAACCT GGTTGGAGATGCTTCAGTAGATGTTGATTGGAGGCGCTCATTTTATTTGAACTTGATTGCTCACAGTTCATTTACTGTGACTGTGGCAATTTGCAG TCATCTGGTTCTTCGAAATCATCAAGCTGGACATACTACATCATTGTCTCCTATATATAAG GTTGTAAAGACTGTATATGCATCTCCTAGCCGTGTCAATTTTCATTTGGATTCTAAAAAG GAAGTGGAGACAACACCTGCATATCCAGATATTTGTTTTGCAGTTGATGACTTTGACTCCACCTTTGATGCAGTG GTCTTAACAGAGACTGACCATTGCTATTGTGTACTTCTCAATGCACATGGTGGTGCAGCTTTTCCCGGAAAGGAGAATGCAGAAAATTGCAATTCTAGTAATCTTATGGCCTCATGTACGGATTCTGATCCTCAAAGTATGAAGGATTCCAAG ATTACTCTTTTCTCTGGATTTGTCAGCTACCAAATGGTTCGAGATGCATATGACG CTGGCAAGTCTAGATTTGGCAGCCTTCTCTCTCTTGGTCATGCTTCTGGCAAAACAGACAAAATTTACATGAAGGGACCTGGAGGACGTGGGGAAGTTGAAGTTGCTGTTTCTGGTGTTGCAG ATCAAAGCCTGCAGGATTCTGGGCCCTTTTCACCCGTAGTATCAAAGAGAGGATTTGGGATTGGCACCATAGTTAGAAAAGCAGCATCTGTAGCAACTGTTGCTGCAAAACAAGCTTATGCAGCTGCTAGTAGCACTAGTTCTGATGACGAGATGATACCTCTCAAGTGTTGCTTGATGTCCATTTCGTTGCCCTGGGAATACATCGCACACGATCTTTTGTTCAAG GGAAGTCCGCCAGTGAACTTGTGA
- the LOC111805378 gene encoding uncharacterized protein KIAA0930 homolog isoform X2: MLGDGEETPCRYELLNMVKKHSNLIGQTEVDEQDASDVEMDPRFWHDVMDLYFIRGKESRGRQDDDLVFFIRKVKSQGYGNDDDNGGTSPYFVRRWASKVHNXVGDASVDVDWRRSFYLNLIAHSSFTVTVAICSHLVLRNHQAGHTTSLSPIYKVVKTVYASPSRVNFHLDSKKEVETTPAYPDICFAVDDFDSTFDAVVLTETDHCYCVLLNAHGGAAFPGKENAENCNSSNLMASCTDSDPQSMKDSKITLFSGFVSYQMVRDAYDAGKSRFGSLLSLGHASGKTDKIYMKGPGGRGEVEVAVSGVADQSLQDSGPFSPVVSKRGFGIGTIVRKAASVATVAAKQAYAAASSTSSDDEMIPLKCCLMSISLPWEYIAHDLLFKGSPPVNL, encoded by the exons ATGCTCGGAGATGGAGAAGAAACTCCTTGCAG ATATGAATTGCTGAACATGGTTAAGAAGCACTCCAACTTAATAGGACAAACTGAGGTTGATGAGCAAGATGCTTCGGATGTAGAAATGGATCCTCGTTTTTGGCACGATGTAATGGATTTGTATTTTATTCGTGGTAAGGAATCAAGGGGGCGACAAGACGACGATCTcgtattttttattagaaaagtG AAATCTCAAGGATATGGGAACGATGATGATAATGGAGGCACCTCACCTTATTTTGTTCGCAGGTGGGCATCTAAGGTACACAA tNTGGTTGGAGATGCTTCAGTAGATGTTGATTGGAGGCGCTCATTTTATTTGAACTTGATTGCTCACAGTTCATTTACTGTGACTGTGGCAATTTGCAG TCATCTGGTTCTTCGAAATCATCAAGCTGGACATACTACATCATTGTCTCCTATATATAAG GTTGTAAAGACTGTATATGCATCTCCTAGCCGTGTCAATTTTCATTTGGATTCTAAAAAG GAAGTGGAGACAACACCTGCATATCCAGATATTTGTTTTGCAGTTGATGACTTTGACTCCACCTTTGATGCAGTG GTCTTAACAGAGACTGACCATTGCTATTGTGTACTTCTCAATGCACATGGTGGTGCAGCTTTTCCCGGAAAGGAGAATGCAGAAAATTGCAATTCTAGTAATCTTATGGCCTCATGTACGGATTCTGATCCTCAAAGTATGAAGGATTCCAAG ATTACTCTTTTCTCTGGATTTGTCAGCTACCAAATGGTTCGAGATGCATATGACG CTGGCAAGTCTAGATTTGGCAGCCTTCTCTCTCTTGGTCATGCTTCTGGCAAAACAGACAAAATTTACATGAAGGGACCTGGAGGACGTGGGGAAGTTGAAGTTGCTGTTTCTGGTGTTGCAG ATCAAAGCCTGCAGGATTCTGGGCCCTTTTCACCCGTAGTATCAAAGAGAGGATTTGGGATTGGCACCATAGTTAGAAAAGCAGCATCTGTAGCAACTGTTGCTGCAAAACAAGCTTATGCAGCTGCTAGTAGCACTAGTTCTGATGACGAGATGATACCTCTCAAGTGTTGCTTGATGTCCATTTCGTTGCCCTGGGAATACATCGCACACGATCTTTTGTTCAAG GGAAGTCCGCCAGTGAACTTGTGA
- the LOC111805685 gene encoding phytosulfokines-like, with product MSKLAALFTIAALLTMSSEARPIATLTATSAVIANPVVAEEVRKDGPCEGREKDDCLIRRTLEAHTDYIYSGDTKP from the exons ATGTCGAAGCTCGCGGCTCTCTTCACCATTGCAGCACTGCTTACAATGTCCTCCGAGGCTCGTCCCATCGCTACTCTCACTGCCACTTCTGCCGTAATCGCCAATCCG GTCGTTGCTGAAGAGGTTCGTAAAGACGGGCCATGCGAGGGACGGGAGAAAGACGACTGCCTGATCAGAAGAACCTTAGAGGCTCATACTGATTACATCTATTCCGGCGACACTAAGCCATGA
- the LOC111805684 gene encoding V-type proton ATPase subunit G3, which translates to MESFRGQGGIQMLLSAEQDAQQVISTARNKKMARLKQAKDEAEREVAQYRAHMEAQYQNKLSETNSGSYMQRLEDETKVKIQNLKESSERVSKDVVHMLLQYVASPRI; encoded by the exons ATGGAGTCATTCCGAGGACAAGGTGGCATTCAAATGCTATTATCTGCAGAACAAGATGCCCAGCAAGTCATATCCACCGCTAGAAACA AGAAGATGGCCAGACTGAAACAAGCTAAAGATGAAGCTGAAAGGGAAGTGGCCCAATATCGTGCCCACATGGAGGCTCAATATCAGAACAAACTCTCTGAG ACAAATTCTGGGTCCTATATGCAACGGCTGGAAGATGAAACCAAGGTTAAGATCCAGAATTTGAAAGAATCATCCGAACGAGTTTCAAAGGATGTTGTTCATATGCTTCTCCAATATGTTGCCTCTCCCAGAATTTAG